In the Paraburkholderia acidisoli genome, TCGCGGGCGGCTACTCGTCGGGCTCGACGATCCTCGTCGCGACCCAGACGCCGCGGCATCGCTCCGCGTGGGCGCTGGGCGTGCTGTCGTCGGGCATCATGGCGGGCAATCTGATCGGGCCGCTGCTCGGTGGCGCGTTGCCGCCGCTCATCGGTTTGCGCGGAACGTTCTGGGTCGCGGGCGCGGCGATCTTCGCGGCGTTCATCGCGACCTGCGTGTTCGTGAAAGAAGCGCCGCGTCCCGTGCGCGCCGCGAAGGAACAGCAATCGGGCGGCTGGTCCGCGCTACCCGACAAGCGGCCCATCGTGGCCATGCTCGTGACCGGCACGCTGCTAATGCTCGCCAACATGTCGATCGAGCCGATCATCACCGTCTATGTCGCGACCCTCGTGCACGATCCGGCGCGCGTGACCTTCGTCGCGGGTCTAGCGATGTCGGCGGCGGCCCTCGGCAGCATCGTTGCGGCGTCTCGCGTGGGGCGGCTCGCCGATCGTATCGGTCACGCCAAAGTCATCGTGGGCGCGCTCGCCCTGTGCGCCGTGCTGCTCGTGCCGCAGGCGTTCGTTTCGGCGGGCTGGCAACTGGTCGCGCTGCGCTTTCTGATGGGCGTCTCCCTCGCGGGCCTGTTGCCGTGCATCGCCACGGTGATCCGGCACAACGCGCCCGATCATGCGGCGGGCAGCGTGCTCGGTTATTCGGTCTCTGCGCAATTCGCGGGGCAGGTGCTCGGGCCGCTGATCGGCGGTTTCATCGGCGGCCATTTCGGCATGCGCGCGGTGTTTCTCGGCACGAGTCTGCTGATGCTCGCGGGCGCGGGCTATACGTGGCGTGCGGTGGGTTTCGGTCAGCGTAATCTGCATGGCTGATTGACCGGACGCGTGCCGGATTCGCGCTGCGCAACGCGTCCGCATCGTCGCGCTTCATTGACCGAAAAAGATATCGCACTGCGCGCGTGGCGTGCAGGGTTTGCCCACGCGATACCCCGAGGCGCCGCGCGAATCGGACGTCCCGCCATACGACATGTCGGTGGTCGCCTGCGCCGAGGCGTTCGCCGCATCGGTCATGCGCTGTTGCGCGCGCGGTTGTGCCGCTTGCGTCGCGGCATCGTCGGACGCCAACGCCATGGCCGGTATGCACACGGCCACGATCGTGATGCCGGCCGCGATCCACGCTAAACGGGTTTTCATTGCAGCCTCCTTTTCCCGAACGCCCGCCAGTGGTTTGCAAACGCGCGCTCGATAGTCGAAAGGTCGGAATGCCGGCGCACGAAGCGCGGCTACCGATTCGAATTAGTCGGATACAGGGAAGATGGGCGCCCACGTGATGGGGCGACACAGCGCGGCGCGGCGCAAGAGCGGGAAAAGCGGGGCGCGCGGATAAAATCCGCGCTGTGCTTTAGTTATAGTTTGCGGCGCGACGAGTGCCAACGATGCGTGGCGCCGGTGCCACACGCTGCCGCAGGCACGCCATGCAAATGCGTCGGTGAGTTGCGGGCATGGCCGGTTGCCGGGCGATCACACCGGGCCGCGCGCATCGATCGTCGGGAAATAGAAAATGGCCCGACTGCGCGGGCCATTTCATTCACACTTTACGCCTCGAGCCAATTTACGCTTCGAGTTTCGCGTTCAACGTGATTTTCGCGTTATTGGCGAACAATTTGGACACCGGGCAATTTTCTTTCGCCGCCGTCGAAAGCTCCTCGAACTTCGCCTGGTCGATACCCGGAATCTTCGCGCTCATGTCGAGCTGGCACGCCGTGATCGCGAAACCCTCGCCGACCTTGTCGAGCGTGACCGTCGACTTCGTTTCGATGCTCTCCGGCTTGAAACCCGCCTGGGTGAGGAAGAGCGAGAACGCCATCGTGAAGCAGCCGGCGTGCGCGGCGCCGATCAGTTCTTCGGGATTCGTGCCGGGGCCGCCTTCGAAGCGCGACGCGAAACCATAGGGCGCATCGCGCAGCACGCCGGTTTGCGTGGAAATCGCGCCCGAGCCGTCCTTGATCCCGCCGTGCCATTTTGCCGATGCCGTCTTTTGCATGATGTCTCTCCGCGATGTGAAAGGGGAATGGGAAACGGCAGGGCACGCAACGCGCGTGCCCCACATCCGTCGAGAGGGATCTTGCCTGATTTGCGGAGAATCAGTGCGCAGGCTGTCCGGCGTACCACGCGGCGGCCGCGTCGATTTCCTCGGGCGTCATGTTGCGGGCGATGTTGCGCATCTGCTCGGAAATGTCGTTGTGGCGCGTGCCATTCGCGAACGCCTCGAGTTGTGCCGCGGTGTAAGGCGCGGGCAAACCGTCGAGCCACGGGCTGCCGACCTTGCTGTCCACGCCGCCGTGGCACGCGCCGCACGCGGGAATGTTGCGCATTGGCGCACCCACCGCCACGATGGCGGGCGCGTTGCCGCGTACGCGCGCGATGGGCGGAATCGACGCGTAATAGGCCGCCAGATCGCGCATGTCCTGATCGGAGAGATCGCGTGCCATGGGCGACATCACGGCGTTCTGGCGCGCGCCCGTTTGAAAGTCGTGCAATTCCTTGTACACGGCCGTTGCGTACTGGCCCGCGAGATTCGGCGAATTCGCCATGCTCAAGCCGCGTGGGCCGTGGCACATCGTGCAGCGTAGCGAGAGCGTGGCGCCGCGCCCGATCGAAAGGTTGGTCGCGCCGTCGAGCATATGCGGCGCGAGTTCGACCGTGCTGATCTTGTACGCGGGTACCACCGACGTTTCGCTCGCATGCCAACGGTTCGGCACGCCCGCGGCACTGCAGATCGCGTTCCAGATGCCCTGAAATTGCGCATCTTTTTGCACCGAGGGCAGCCACACGAAGCCGATCAACACCGAGACCACAAACGTGAGCACCGTCGCGCCCACGCTCGCGCGAAACCACACGTTGCGAAACGAGAACAGGCGTTCGTCGCTCATCGCTGCGCTCCAATCGGGATCGCGGGCACCGCGGTGTCGGGCGTCGCGAGCAGTTGCGCGATCGGGTAACCGTAATTGGCGATCGTGAGGGCAATCATCAGCACGATCCACAAGCCGAAGCTGTTGAGCGCGACGGGCAGCGTGGGCGACTCGTGCACGGGCGTGCTGAAGCGATATTCGTCGGGCTTCACGACCGCCGCGCGATGGCCTTGCAGCAGCACGACGAAGAACAGGATCGCCGAGATCACGAGAATGAAGCCGCCGATCGCGGAGAGCGTCACATACGGCCCCCAGCTCGCGAGCGCGGGGTCGGTGTAATCGTAGTAGGACATGCGGCGCGGCATGCCGAGCAGACCCACCACATGCCAGGGGAACGTCAGTACGATCATGCCGATGAACCACAGCCACAACTGCCAGCGCATGAGCCGCCAGTTCGCGAGCGCGCGGCCCGTGAGTTGCGGCCAGAGATCGTAGGCGATCGCGAAGTACATGATGACGATGGCGCCGCCGAAGATCAGATGAAAGTGGCCCGTGACCCATTGCGTGTTGTGCACGGGCTGATCGAGCTGATAGCTCATGTTGATGAGGCCGCCCGCGCCGCCGAAGCCGAGCATGACGAACGAGAACGCGACCGCGAGCATTTGCGGGTTGTGCCACGGTAGCCTGGCGATCCAGCCGAACGGACCCTTGCCGCCGCGCAGCCGCCCGGCGATCTCCACCGAGGCGCAGATGGTGAACACGGTGAGCAGCGTGGGCACCGAAACCAGCGCCGTGAAGACCGACTGCACGAACTTGAAGCCCGAGCCCACCTGCGGGTCGGTGAAGAGATGATGCAGGCCGATCGGCATGGCCACCACGAGAAACAGGATGAAGGAGATGCGCGCCATCGAATCGCTGTAGAGGCGCCCGCCAATCGCGCGCGGCACGATCGTGTAATAAGCGATATACGCGGGCATCAGCCAGAAGTAGACGATCGCGTGCAGCGTCCACGAGAAGAACACGCGCGCGAGGCCCGCGTCGATGGTGCTGCGCAAACCGAGCGCGACGGGCAAGATCATGAACAGCACTTCGATGGCGGCGCCCACGGCCGTCCATCCCCACAGATACGCGCCCGCCGTGGTCGCGAACATCGCGAGCGGCACGGGCTTGCCGCGGTTGTCGCGCTTCCACGCGGCGAGATTGACGCCCATCAGCGCAACCCAGATCCACGAGCCCACCACCACGAACACCACGCCGATGTAATAGAACACGTTGCCGATCATCGGCGGATAAAAGGTGTACAGCACCGAAGCGAGACCGAGCGCGACCGGCACCGAAGCCGTCACGCCGCCGAGCGCGAGCAGGATGAAGCCGAGCCACGCCCAGCGCACGCCCACGAGCGGCCGCTTCAACGCGAGTTCGGTCACGGCGTAGCCGAAGCCCATGGCAATGAGCGTGGGAAATGCATAGCCCATGACCGTGCCGTGCTCGGTCACGGAGCGGTAATACAGCTCGGGGTTCTTGAGCATGGGATGCAAAGGACTCCGCACGAGCATCTGCCACGCGCCGAGCAGCAGCGCGACACCGAACAGGATGAACGCGAGCCAGAAGTGGGCGAGTACGAGTCGCTTGTTATTTAACACAGCTGAGCCTCCGCGCGGCATTGCCGGACTGTGACGCCATCTGCATGAACGTATCGCGATCGACGACCTTCACGTGAGCCCACATGCCCTGATGGCCCGTGCCGCAGTATTCGTGGCACGGCATGGTGTGATCGGCGGGCTTGTCGAACGTGGTGCGGAACGTGGAGACGTAACCGGGTTCGACCATCGAGTTGAGATTCGTGTCGGTGATGAGGAAACCGTGTATGACGTCGGCGCTGGTCGCGCGAAACGTGATGGGCGTATTCGCCGGCACCACGATGCATTGCGGCGTGAACGAGTACTGCTGGGCGACCACGCGTACGGTCACGGACCCGTCGGTTTCCACCGCGCTGCCGAGGTTCGATTCGACGAATTCGCCGGACACGTGCAGCGTTTCCGGGTCCACGGTCTCAACGCGCGAAGGCGGCATCATGGCCCAATGCAGGCCCGTGAACACGACCATCGCCACGAGCACGAGGACGAGCAGCACCATGAAGATCGCCCAGCGTCGCTCGACGCGCGCGGCGATCTCGGCACTGGCGTGGTTATCGAGTGGGTTCGACATGAGGCCGGGCCTTTGTGATCAAGATGGTCTATTCGAACTATTGAATGACGCCGCGCGGCAGAAACACGAAAAAGTAGAACGCGAACCAGATCGCCGCGACGATGGCCGTGGCGATGCTCGCCAGGGCGAGCGCGCCGCCCGGCCCGCTGCGTACGATCTCGTCGACTTGTTCGTGTTGCGGGCGCTCGCCCGGTTGTTCGGCAACGGGTGTCTCGATCATGACGGCCTCAGAAAAGCGGCGCCGAGCGCAGCGCGTTCACTTCGTGCACGGAAACGGGCGTACCGTGATTGCCCCACGCCGTGCGGATATAGGTGACCACGGCCGCCACTTCCTCGTCGGAGAGCGACTGCGCGAAAGGCGGCATGCCGTACGGCATGGGATTCTTTTTCGTGCCCGGCGCATAACCGCCGTTCAGTACCATGCGAATCGGATTCACCGAGGAATTCATCTGAATCGACTGGTTGTTCGCGAGCGGCGGGAAATGCGGCAGCTTGCCCTGGCCTTCGGTGGCATGACACAGCGCGCACTGCGCGTCGTAGATCTTCTTGCCGAGCGGTGCAAGTCGCGCGCCTTCCTCGGTCATGAAGCTCGTTTTCGGCGCTTTGTCGACTTCGTTCGAACGACCCGGCAGCGACTTCAGATACACGGC is a window encoding:
- a CDS encoding b(o/a)3-type cytochrome-c oxidase subunit 1, which produces MLNNKRLVLAHFWLAFILFGVALLLGAWQMLVRSPLHPMLKNPELYYRSVTEHGTVMGYAFPTLIAMGFGYAVTELALKRPLVGVRWAWLGFILLALGGVTASVPVALGLASVLYTFYPPMIGNVFYYIGVVFVVVGSWIWVALMGVNLAAWKRDNRGKPVPLAMFATTAGAYLWGWTAVGAAIEVLFMILPVALGLRSTIDAGLARVFFSWTLHAIVYFWLMPAYIAYYTIVPRAIGGRLYSDSMARISFILFLVVAMPIGLHHLFTDPQVGSGFKFVQSVFTALVSVPTLLTVFTICASVEIAGRLRGGKGPFGWIARLPWHNPQMLAVAFSFVMLGFGGAGGLINMSYQLDQPVHNTQWVTGHFHLIFGGAIVIMYFAIAYDLWPQLTGRALANWRLMRWQLWLWFIGMIVLTFPWHVVGLLGMPRRMSYYDYTDPALASWGPYVTLSAIGGFILVISAILFFVVLLQGHRAAVVKPDEYRFSTPVHESPTLPVALNSFGLWIVLMIALTIANYGYPIAQLLATPDTAVPAIPIGAQR
- a CDS encoding c-type cytochrome, whose protein sequence is MSDERLFSFRNVWFRASVGATVLTFVVSVLIGFVWLPSVQKDAQFQGIWNAICSAAGVPNRWHASETSVVPAYKISTVELAPHMLDGATNLSIGRGATLSLRCTMCHGPRGLSMANSPNLAGQYATAVYKELHDFQTGARQNAVMSPMARDLSDQDMRDLAAYYASIPPIARVRGNAPAIVAVGAPMRNIPACGACHGGVDSKVGSPWLDGLPAPYTAAQLEAFANGTRHNDISEQMRNIARNMTPEEIDAAAAWYAGQPAH
- a CDS encoding cupredoxin domain-containing protein, with the translated sequence MSNPLDNHASAEIAARVERRWAIFMVLLVLVLVAMVVFTGLHWAMMPPSRVETVDPETLHVSGEFVESNLGSAVETDGSVTVRVVAQQYSFTPQCIVVPANTPITFRATSADVIHGFLITDTNLNSMVEPGYVSTFRTTFDKPADHTMPCHEYCGTGHQGMWAHVKVVDRDTFMQMASQSGNAARRLSCVK
- a CDS encoding MFS transporter, which translates into the protein MTSRADRSAAVPHDTADAPPSTATVTEAPVVQHWQRNLAVCVVGSFTTLVAMTLMLPFLPLYVEELGVHGHAAIVQWSGIAYSATFFTAALVAPVWGRLGDRYGRKPMLVRASLGMAITMSLIGMSRNIWQLVALRLLAGFAGGYSSGSTILVATQTPRHRSAWALGVLSSGIMAGNLIGPLLGGALPPLIGLRGTFWVAGAAIFAAFIATCVFVKEAPRPVRAAKEQQSGGWSALPDKRPIVAMLVTGTLLMLANMSIEPIITVYVATLVHDPARVTFVAGLAMSAAALGSIVAASRVGRLADRIGHAKVIVGALALCAVLLVPQAFVSAGWQLVALRFLMGVSLAGLLPCIATVIRHNAPDHAAGSVLGYSVSAQFAGQVLGPLIGGFIGGHFGMRAVFLGTSLLMLAGAGYTWRAVGFGQRNLHG
- a CDS encoding OsmC family protein codes for the protein MQKTASAKWHGGIKDGSGAISTQTGVLRDAPYGFASRFEGGPGTNPEELIGAAHAGCFTMAFSLFLTQAGFKPESIETKSTVTLDKVGEGFAITACQLDMSAKIPGIDQAKFEELSTAAKENCPVSKLFANNAKITLNAKLEA